CGGCTGGAAGAGAAAGGGTATCTAAAGGTTCGGCTGGAGAATCGCACCCGGATTTATGCTCCCCGCGTCAAGCCTCGCACCGTTATTCGTGAGACCGTGGACGATCTGGTGGAACGGCTGTTCGGTGGCGACGCGATGCCACTGATGCAGCATCTGGTGGAAGAGAAGGAGTTCACAACGGCAGACATCGAACAGCTTCGAAGTTTGCTGAACCGGCTGGAAGGAGACAGCGATGTCTGAAGATCGACTGGCCCAGCTTCTGGTGACTCAGGCGTGGCAGATCGCTTTGCTGACCGTTGTTGTAGCCATTACCGTAAAACTGTTGGCAACCAAGCGGCCTCGGCTGGCGCACCTATTGTGGCTGATCGTGGTTGTGAAGTGCGTGACGCCGCCGGTGTGGAGTCATTCGTGCGGATTGTTCAGTCAGCTGAGTAGCTCGATCACTTCAAGGCGAGCGGTTCCGGATTCAGTCGTCGCGAAGCCATCAATCAAGAAGGTTAACGTTGGTCCGGATTCATTCACTTTTCCAACTGAAGCACCGGCGTACCGACCAGACAGTGCCAGCGAGATTATTGCGGCGTCATCGGAAGTCGTCGTTTCACGCTGGAAGCCGACCAGCGCGAGCAACTCCGCACGGAACCAGTTGTGGTCGTGGCTGTGGTGGTCACTCGTCGCAGGAATGCTGGTCAGTGCGGTTGTGCTGACGACGAAGTTCGTGCGCTGCCTGCGACGAATTCGTTCTCAACGTGTGACCGAATTCGACGACGTCCTCGAACGGCTCGTGAAAGACCTGAGCCAACAACTCAAGCTGCGACGGACACCGCGAGTCATCGTTTCGGATGTCCGATTTGGCCCAGCGGTGCTCGGGGTTTTTCGGCACTTGATTGTGCTGCCGCGATGTCTGGTCGAGGGAATGGTCGATTCAGTGAGCTCGGGCAATGGTGAACATTCACTTCGGCCGATTCTGGCTCACGAGCTGTTGCACATCCGGCGCGGCGACTTGTGGGTGGGAGCGTTGCAGGCGGCGGTGCGTTGTTTGTGGTGGTTCCATCCAGCGGTCTGGATCGTAAACCGCATGTTGTCTCGCGAAACCGAACGCTGCTGCGACGAACAGGTCGTGGAAGAACTTGGCTGTTCGCCGATGCAGTACGCAAAAAGTCTGCTGGCAGTGATTGAAAGCAAGCATCGCTTGCAACCCGTCCCCGTTTTTCCCGGCATGAAGCCTGTGGAAATTACATCCAAACGAATGGAGAGAATTATGTCGCTGACACAGGGAAGTCGAACGCGAATGTCATGGTGGAGTGTTGTAGCCGTGCTGCTGTTTGCGGTGGTCGTGCTGCCAGGAGCGGTGATCGGGCAACGCGCGGACGAAGTGTCCTTGGAAACCGCTGCCACGCTTGCTGCGGCCACGACCGATAAGAAGCAAACAGATTCCCACCGGGGCGAACCTGCCGGCGTGCCGAAAGCGGAGACGGCTGAATATGCTGTGGGTGACCTCTTAGAGCAACTTGCGAAGCAGAAGTTGCTTACTCCTGAGAGCGCTAAGAGATTTCTGCTCAAAGATCTAACTCAGGCCGCTGGACACTCGTGCGCCAAATCGCGAGGCACTGAAATCGTCCGCGTTGAGGGCGAGCAGGAATGCAAACCGTTCAACGGACTCACGATCCAATACTCGTCACTGGCGGTCTGGAAGAACGACACATTCGTCGTCACTCACGAAGCGGCGGGCCATGCGCGAATCCGCGAGCGGCTGGCACAGTTTCGCAAGTACGGTTTCGGCATGGTCCGTATCAACGCGACCGTCATACACGGCCCGACAGAAGTCGTTAACTCGCTGATCACAGATTGGTCGGTGGTTCCCACCGACCTCGCCGACTCCGCGACGTCCGCCGGTGGTGAAAACGTTCTGCTACCAGAAATTTCTTCGGATTCGCCGATTCAGCAGGTCGGTCACATCACAGAATCCGTTCAGAAGAGCCGACCGGTGCTGCTTAAGATCGTAGATGAGGCTGCCGCGACCGCTTTGCGAGAGAAGGCTCAAACCAGCGCGAAGATAAACACCCAGCCATTCCCGGCTTCATCCACATGGAACGGCGACGAAAGGAGAATTCGAGACTGCGTGATTCGACCTTTCGTCGTGGGCTTCGATGACGACAAGCCTCAATTTCGGCACTTGGCGGATGGGTTGGCGATCAACGTGCGTCCCGAAATTCAGGACAATGGAATTTTGCTGACCTGTGCGGTGGAGGTGAGTGAAATCACGGGCGTTCAAACCGAACGGCTGTCGCAAACAATTGACGGAAAGTCGGTGTCTGTTCAGGTGCCCGAGACTCGAATGATGCGTCTTAACTCTCAGGTAAGAATGCAACCGGGCCAAACGCTGGTGATTGGTGGCCTGAGGTGGAAAGATGGCGACGATCCGGAAGAATCGCTGCTGGTGTTGGTACAGGCGGAACCTGTTGAGGCCGACAATAATCAGGCGAACGAAACTGCAGTAACGGGGCGCAAAGACGCTCAGGACGTTCCTAAGACAAACTCGGACAATGCAAACGTTGACCGTCTTCGCGACGCTCCGCAATCTGGGCAGAAGACATGGAGTGAACTGGCAGCTCAACGCAAAGGCGTCGATAGTGACGCCGGAGTCTCCGACGAGTGGAAACGCGGCGGTGCGACAGATGGCATTACAGTAATGGGCGCCGTCAGGAAACCTGGCTATTGCGAATATCCGGACACGGGCATACGCCTGCTGGACGCAATTGCGCAGGCAGGCGGCACTAAAGAACCCGCAGATGATGACGTTGTACTGCGGCGACCGCTGGCCCATGGCGGTACGGCGGTCATCGTTGTGAGTCTCAAGCGTGCCAGGGAGGACGCGACAAATAATCTCTTCCTCGGTCCGGGTGATGTCGTCGTGGTAGAACAACTCGCACGAGGTTCACACGGCACAATTCTGCCACCCGCCCCAGTTCATATCGATCAGAAGATGCGGGAGAAACTGAATCAGAAGGTTTCGCTGCATTTCGATCATGCACCGATGCAGGAAGTCATTGAGATGATTTCGAAGGATTGTGGCGTGAATGTCACCATTGATAGTGGGGCGACGAAGACGGCAGGTTCCCCGGATGTTCTGTCGGCGAGCAGGGCCACGGTTTCGATCGATGTTGACGGGATATCGTTGAATTCAGCACTCCACCACCTTTGCACTGGTTCCGGGCTGAAATTTCGCGTGCAGAATGGCGCGATCAATATCTTCCGCCCGAAGCTGAAGTCACGCTTCACAGCTCGCGTCTATCCGGTGGGCGATTTGGTGGTTCCTATTCCGAGTTCTGTGCCAGGTAAAGACAACGCAGAATTGCAGCAGGCAGACTTCTCGGGGCTGGTCGAACTGATCAAGACCACAATCCAACCGGGCACTTGGGGCGATGGCGGGGGCAGTGTTGCGCCAAACGAGAATACGCTGAGCCTCATCGTGCGACAGACGGATGACGTACACGAACAGGTCATGGAGTTGTTGATACAGTTGCGTGAATTGCAGGACGTGCAGATCTCAACCGAGTATCGAGTTATTCAATTCAACACGCCCGAACAACTGCAATGGCTGGAAGACCACGTGACATTCCAGCAGCGGCCCGGAAGTCATTCATGGGCACTGCTGCCGCTGGATCGTGACAGCGGAGAAGGCTTTCCGCTGGACGGACATGGAAAGACGTTGTCGGCTCCAAAGATCACAACATTCGTCGGACAGGAAGCTAGTCTGGAAGTTGGTGGCGGAAGTGATTTCAAACTGACACTGATGTCTGCCGCTCGTCCACGCAGAGGTGACAGGCTGTTGGAGTTATCGTATGCGGTACCCCGCGAAAATGGCCGTCGCAGCATGCAACCGCAGCCATTGATCAATCAAATCATTGGCAACGGGCAGACGCTACTGTTGGACGTGACGGAAACCGCGAAGCCTGTGGGGCGGCGTTTTCTTGACAGCAGTCTGTCGCAAGCCGAACGCATCAAAGCAGAGCGGGAACAGAACGAGCGGATCAAACTGGCCAAAAAACGTCGAGGTCGCATTATCGTGGCCATCACGCCGAAGATCATTCGGCAGCAAGACGAGGAAGAGCTGATTTTGGGGACGCCGTAGCTGGAGCTCGCTGGTGTGGTCCTGGGCGGGGTCGTGGAATTTGCCTCCTGATCCCGCTATTTGACTGTCGAGAGCGATCGTTTCAGTATCCGGGCCTTTCCCAGGCCGCGATGGCGTCGCCTGCGAGCGGCAAGCTACGGGCTGACCGACTTGTGTCCGATCGGTGATCCTCGTGGTACGGAAATTTGCGAAGCCAATCCGGCTGCATTCATTCTGTGGCGGCGAACGGTAACATGCGGCTGTAAACAATTGCTTCTGTCCGGCCGCTGCTTGTGTCCAGCAAATTTCCCGCTGAATCTGAACGTGTCTGATCTGCTGACGACTATCGAACTCGACCACCGTCTGGACGTCACCGACACGCTGCGCCGGTTTCAGAATTGTCCGTTTGTGATGCTGCTGGACAGTGCAGGGCACATTCGAAAACGAGATGCTCGGTATACGTTTCTAACGGCCGACCCAGTAGACACCGTGCGAATCGATCAGGTGTCTCATGGCGACGAACCGTTTGTGACGTTGCGAGACTGGCAGTCGCGGCTGCCGCAATTGCCCCACGAGTCCGCATCATTCTGCGGTGGTATCGCGGGAATGATGTCGTATGAGTTGGGGCATGCGTTTGAAACGCTGCCGTCACCGCAGCGTGACGAA
This DNA window, taken from Fuerstiella marisgermanici, encodes the following:
- a CDS encoding M56 family metallopeptidase, translated to MSEDRLAQLLVTQAWQIALLTVVVAITVKLLATKRPRLAHLLWLIVVVKCVTPPVWSHSCGLFSQLSSSITSRRAVPDSVVAKPSIKKVNVGPDSFTFPTEAPAYRPDSASEIIAASSEVVVSRWKPTSASNSARNQLWSWLWWSLVAGMLVSAVVLTTKFVRCLRRIRSQRVTEFDDVLERLVKDLSQQLKLRRTPRVIVSDVRFGPAVLGVFRHLIVLPRCLVEGMVDSVSSGNGEHSLRPILAHELLHIRRGDLWVGALQAAVRCLWWFHPAVWIVNRMLSRETERCCDEQVVEELGCSPMQYAKSLLAVIESKHRLQPVPVFPGMKPVEITSKRMERIMSLTQGSRTRMSWWSVVAVLLFAVVVLPGAVIGQRADEVSLETAATLAAATTDKKQTDSHRGEPAGVPKAETAEYAVGDLLEQLAKQKLLTPESAKRFLLKDLTQAAGHSCAKSRGTEIVRVEGEQECKPFNGLTIQYSSLAVWKNDTFVVTHEAAGHARIRERLAQFRKYGFGMVRINATVIHGPTEVVNSLITDWSVVPTDLADSATSAGGENVLLPEISSDSPIQQVGHITESVQKSRPVLLKIVDEAAATALREKAQTSAKINTQPFPASSTWNGDERRIRDCVIRPFVVGFDDDKPQFRHLADGLAINVRPEIQDNGILLTCAVEVSEITGVQTERLSQTIDGKSVSVQVPETRMMRLNSQVRMQPGQTLVIGGLRWKDGDDPEESLLVLVQAEPVEADNNQANETAVTGRKDAQDVPKTNSDNANVDRLRDAPQSGQKTWSELAAQRKGVDSDAGVSDEWKRGGATDGITVMGAVRKPGYCEYPDTGIRLLDAIAQAGGTKEPADDDVVLRRPLAHGGTAVIVVSLKRAREDATNNLFLGPGDVVVVEQLARGSHGTILPPAPVHIDQKMREKLNQKVSLHFDHAPMQEVIEMISKDCGVNVTIDSGATKTAGSPDVLSASRATVSIDVDGISLNSALHHLCTGSGLKFRVQNGAINIFRPKLKSRFTARVYPVGDLVVPIPSSVPGKDNAELQQADFSGLVELIKTTIQPGTWGDGGGSVAPNENTLSLIVRQTDDVHEQVMELLIQLRELQDVQISTEYRVIQFNTPEQLQWLEDHVTFQQRPGSHSWALLPLDRDSGEGFPLDGHGKTLSAPKITTFVGQEASLEVGGGSDFKLTLMSAARPRRGDRLLELSYAVPRENGRRSMQPQPLINQIIGNGQTLLLDVTETAKPVGRRFLDSSLSQAERIKAEREQNERIKLAKKRRGRIIVAITPKIIRQQDEEELILGTP
- a CDS encoding BlaI/MecI/CopY family transcriptional regulator is translated as MPPRPGLSKAELEIARIVWGLKSATVRQVHDALPVGRDVDFTTVQTYLKRLEEKGYLKVRLENRTRIYAPRVKPRTVIRETVDDLVERLFGGDAMPLMQHLVEEKEFTTADIEQLRSLLNRLEGDSDV